A genomic segment from Spinacia oleracea cultivar Varoflay chromosome 3, BTI_SOV_V1, whole genome shotgun sequence encodes:
- the LOC110785667 gene encoding uncharacterized protein yields the protein MNRRVEAEVLSDVLGSILNKRMSGSTPNSKLKRIRKYIDQERLIYAFQIDQPEEEKPEEVKPTEDNLEGAKMVERTLKEMAAPNTGDDPLCIVFLELEKPLKLNSGFLNLLPKYYGKSGENPYRHLKEFKVVCSSMNLEGVEQDHIRLHAFPFSLQDLAKDWLYDLPAGSITTWNVMASTFLGKYFPASLIGSIRKEICGIRQNDNESLYEYWERFKRLCSSCPQHQISDQLLIQYFYEGLCSSGGTLVDKTPTQARALFSNMAQNTQQHGSRNDVKRVNGVDLSGIQNQLQENAQQIATLTTLVSKIVASNESKVRVCGICCNESHPTDKCPELQSEDVNAIGGYSGQRKYDPYSQTYNEGWKDHPNLRYGNRPQLPQSNQPRQYGQQNPPPQSGPSLEDLVKQLTNQIGQVHNQGVEYQKKTNTHLHHIDTQIGQICTSLCNLETQLSGKLPSQTIPNPNGHVKAVTLRSGKVLTEPKMKSREVEKEIEVNPKVGSRERVESEGTVKESENEKEGESKTESDFVVSRFKDLPPFPSRFAKAKKESLDNEILETFRKIEVNIPLLDAIKQVPRYAKFLKELCTNKRHFRPSEKVSMGENISAIIQKKLPLKCKDPGMFRIPCKIGDSKFESGIKDFGTDKTFKVNGHRLKPFYDQAYVHMIEDVTFEEI from the exons ATGAATCGCAGGGTCGAAGCCGAGGTTCTTTCAGATGTTCTTGGGAGTATACTTAATAA GCGCATGAGCGGCAGCACACCTAATTCTAAACTCAAGCGAATCAGGAAGTATATAGATCAAGAGAGATTAATCTACGCGTTTCAAATAGATCAACCAGAAGAAGAGAAACCAGAGGAAGTTAAACCAACAGAAGATAATCTAGAAGGAGCAAAAATGGTTGAAAGAACCTTGAAGGAGATGGCAGCCCCAAATACGGGAGATGATCCTCTCTGCATTGTGTTTCTAGAGCTGGAGAAACCCCTCAAACTGAATTCAGGTTTCCTTAATCTTCTTCCCAAATACTATGGGAAGTCAGGTGAGAATCCTTATCGACATTTAAAagagtttaaggttgtttgttctTCTATGAATCTTGAAGGAGTCGAACAAGATCATATTAGATTGCatgcttttcctttttctttgcaaGATTTGGCTAAAGATTGGTTGTATGATCTTCCTGCTGGATCAATTACGACTTGGAATGTTATGGCATCAACTTTTCTAGGAAAGTACTTTCCAGCAAGTCTAATTGGATCCATCAGGAAGGAGATATGTGGCATTAGGCAAAACGATAATGAGTCCTTGTATGAATATTGGGAACGTTTTAAGAGATTGTGTTCCTCATGTCCCCAACATCAGATTAGTGACCAACTATTAATTCAGTACTTTTATGAAGGCCTATGTTCGAGTGGGGGGACATTAGTGGATAAAACACCAACCCAAGCTAGGGCTTTATTTTCTAATATGGCACAAAACACCCAACAACATGGTTCTAGAAATGATGTTAAAAGAGTAAATGGAGTTGATTTAAGTGGTATTCAAAATCAATTACAAGAAAATGCTCAACAAATTGCTACTTTAACTACTCTTGTGTCTAAAATTGTTGCTAGTAATGAGTCTAAAGTTAGAGTGTGTGGAATTTGTTGTAATGAGTCTCATCCTACTGATAAATGTCCTGAATTGCAATCTGAAGATGTGAATGCTATAGGTGGTTATTCTGGTCAAAGAAAATATGATCCTTACTCACAGACTTATAATGAAGGTTGGAAAGACCACCCTAACCTAAGGTATGGAAATAGACCACAACTTCCACAATCTAATCAACCAAGGCAATATGGTCAACAAAATCCACCACCCCAATCTGGTCCTTCACTAGAAGATTTAGTTAAGCAACTAACAAATCAAATAGGGCAAGTCCATAACCAAGGTGTTGAGTATCAAAAGAAAACTAACACGCACCTTCATCACATAGACACTCAAATAGGTCAGATTTGCACTTCTCTATGTAATCTTGAAACTCAACTTTCAGGTAAACTTCCATCACAAACAATCCCTAATCCCAATGGTCATGTTAAAGCTGTCACACTTAGGAGTGGTAAAGTGTTAACTGAACCTAAAATGAAAAGTCgtgaagttgaaaaagagataGAAGTCAATCCTAAAGTTGGATCAAGGGAAAGAGTGGAAAGTGAGGGTACTGTGAAGGAGAGTGAAAACGAAAAGGAAGGGGAGAGTAAAACTGAATCTGATTTTGTTGTTTCTCGTTTTAAAGATTTGCCTCCTTTCCCTTCTCGATTTGCTAAAGCTAAGAAAGAGAGTCTTGACAATGAAATTCTAGAAACTTTTAGGAAAATTGAAGTCAATATTCCCCTTCTTGATGCTATTAAACAGGTACCTCGTTATGCAAAGTTTCTTAAGGAACTTTGTACTAACAAAAGGCATTTTCGCCCTTCTGAAAAGGTAAGTATGGGGGAAAATATTTCAGCTATTATCCAAAAGAAGCTTCCCCTTAAGTGTAAGGATCCTGGCATGTTTCGTATTCCTTGCAAAATTGGTGATTCTAAGTTTGAAAG TGGAATAAAGGATTTTGGTACTGATAAAACTTTCAAAGTAAATGGTCACAGATTGAAGCCATTCTATGATCAAGCTTATGTGCATATGATCGAAGATGTCACGTTTGaggaaatctga